Proteins from a genomic interval of Leptospiraceae bacterium:
- a CDS encoding electron transfer flavoprotein subunit alpha/FixB family protein has translation MSNVFVVGEIKDGELKKISRELTSAARKIADTLGGQVEVLLIGAGAEKFAGDLGAVGADKVLTADAGDFNAEAYANIISENVKAKKPSVVLMPHTGYGKDYSPRVAVKIGAGIVADVVGLSVDGGKVIGKKPIYSGKAYANIKVTTDIQAFTVRPNSQELGSKAGAGAVEAAAAGAGDVKVKVTGTELSGGSKIQLTEASIIVSGGRGMKGPENFPMLQSLADLLGAALGASRAAVDSGWISHSHQVGQTGKTVSPNCYIACGISGSIQHMAGMGSSKYIVAVNKDPEAPIFKVATYGVVADLFEVVPALTAEFKKVLG, from the coding sequence ATGTCAAATGTATTCGTAGTTGGTGAAATCAAAGACGGTGAATTAAAAAAAATCTCTAGAGAGTTAACTTCCGCAGCGCGCAAAATCGCGGATACCCTCGGAGGACAAGTAGAAGTATTATTAATCGGTGCCGGTGCAGAAAAATTTGCTGGTGACTTAGGTGCTGTTGGGGCTGATAAGGTGTTAACTGCTGATGCTGGCGATTTTAACGCAGAGGCTTACGCAAATATCATTAGCGAAAACGTAAAAGCAAAAAAACCTTCCGTAGTTCTAATGCCACATACTGGTTATGGAAAAGATTACTCTCCAAGAGTAGCTGTAAAAATTGGCGCTGGGATTGTAGCTGACGTTGTTGGTCTATCGGTTGACGGTGGAAAAGTGATCGGCAAAAAACCAATCTATTCTGGTAAAGCCTACGCAAACATCAAAGTAACCACTGATATCCAAGCGTTCACAGTTCGTCCAAACTCACAAGAACTTGGCTCTAAAGCTGGTGCAGGTGCAGTCGAAGCTGCTGCGGCTGGAGCGGGTGATGTAAAAGTAAAAGTAACTGGAACTGAACTATCCGGCGGAAGCAAAATTCAACTCACAGAAGCTTCTATCATCGTATCCGGTGGTCGTGGTATGAAAGGTCCTGAGAACTTCCCAATGTTACAATCTCTAGCTGACTTACTTGGTGCAGCGTTAGGTGCATCTCGTGCGGCTGTTGACTCTGGTTGGATTTCTCATAGCCACCAAGTTGGACAAACAGGTAAAACTGTATCGCCTAATTGCTATATTGCGTGCGGTATTTCTGGATCTATCCAACACATGGCTGGTATGGGTTCTTCTAAATACATCGTCGCAGTCAACAAAGACCCAGAAGCTCCTATTTTCAAAGTAGCGACTTACGGTGTTGTTGCTGACTTGTTTGAAGTAGTTCCTGCCTTAACCGCTGAGTTTAAGAAAGTTCTAGGTTAA
- a CDS encoding electron transfer flavoprotein subunit beta/FixA family protein, with the protein MKVVVLVKQVPDTETNIKLGDKSINEAGIKWIISPYDEFAIEEGIKLREKNGGEVIAVSVGPDRVQDVLRTSYAMGVDKAVHIKVDDYNTFDSLFTSQLIANFAKAEAADIILAGRQAIDTDSSQVPVQIAEELGAGHVVLAIKIEINGTSAKITREVEGGTATVETSLPVVVTATKGLNEPRYPSLKGIMSAKKKPIDVKQAADLGAPASRIEVVGLEPPPPRIAGRKLEAADAAGFASQLVKALREEAKVI; encoded by the coding sequence ATGAAAGTTGTCGTGCTTGTGAAGCAGGTTCCTGATACAGAAACCAATATTAAACTCGGTGACAAATCTATCAATGAAGCAGGAATCAAGTGGATCATTTCTCCTTATGATGAATTTGCAATCGAAGAAGGCATCAAACTCAGAGAGAAAAACGGCGGGGAAGTGATCGCTGTTTCCGTGGGTCCCGATAGAGTCCAGGATGTTCTTAGAACTTCCTATGCAATGGGTGTTGATAAGGCTGTTCACATTAAAGTGGATGATTACAATACATTCGATTCCCTTTTTACATCTCAACTTATTGCTAATTTTGCAAAAGCTGAGGCTGCTGATATTATCCTCGCAGGTCGTCAGGCGATAGATACTGATAGTTCGCAAGTTCCTGTTCAAATCGCAGAAGAACTTGGTGCAGGTCACGTAGTCCTCGCAATCAAAATCGAAATCAATGGAACAAGTGCAAAAATTACTCGTGAAGTAGAAGGTGGAACTGCTACTGTTGAAACTTCACTCCCTGTTGTTGTAACTGCTACGAAAGGTTTAAATGAGCCACGTTACCCATCTTTAAAAGGTATCATGTCCGCTAAGAAAAAACCTATCGATGTAAAACAAGCAGCTGACCTTGGGGCACCTGCAAGTAGAATCGAAGTTGTTGGACTTGAACCTCCACCACCACGTATTGCTGGACGTAAATTAGAAGCGGCTGATGCGGCAGGATTTGCATCTCAATTAGTAAAAGCTCTCAGAGAAGAAGCTAAGGTTATATAA
- a CDS encoding transposase zinc-binding domain-containing protein produces MNHWEEFQRIYDRRFLSKYGELSEAKIEEVEKLLGCGKFENGFQRYSCEDCDINLIVPFSCKSRLCLSCYRKKLFGWSVNLSHILNLDLRHIHITFTIAGTVSNLLFQRRCEVEDMISVAAEVYKKELIKFARLKFKKENITISGKDWLPGSIATLHKCGNSLNFNPHVHLVGTTAIIHKETKEVLNLSFLRYKKFAVSWMKSFCKHYEKEKVITKAESLVILNKYKNGFHVYFQPIAGEEKEPLFRTAEYIASGFFHNSQIQKVDDDKKKLLFDTRVG; encoded by the coding sequence ATGAATCATTGGGAAGAGTTTCAGAGAATTTATGATAGAAGATTTTTATCGAAGTATGGAGAACTTTCAGAAGCAAAAATAGAAGAGGTTGAAAAGCTTTTAGGTTGTGGAAAATTCGAAAATGGTTTTCAAAGATATTCTTGTGAAGATTGTGATATAAATTTAATAGTTCCCTTTAGCTGTAAGTCAAGACTTTGTTTGTCCTGTTATCGCAAGAAACTCTTCGGTTGGTCTGTTAATTTATCCCATATTCTAAATTTGGATTTGCGGCATATTCATATTACCTTTACAATTGCAGGGACTGTATCTAATTTACTTTTTCAAAGACGATGTGAAGTTGAAGATATGATTTCTGTTGCGGCTGAAGTTTACAAGAAAGAATTAATCAAATTCGCAAGACTCAAATTCAAGAAGGAAAATATTACTATCAGCGGCAAAGATTGGTTACCTGGAAGTATTGCCACTCTACACAAATGCGGCAACAGCTTAAATTTCAATCCACACGTGCACCTTGTTGGAACAACAGCCATTATCCACAAAGAGACAAAGGAAGTATTGAATCTTTCTTTTTTGCGTTACAAGAAATTTGCGGTTTCATGGATGAAGTCATTTTGTAAACATTACGAAAAAGAAAAAGTTATCACAAAAGCGGAATCTCTTGTTATCCTAAACAAATACAAAAATGGTTTTCATGTTTACTTTCAGCCGATTGCAGGCGAAGAGAAAGAACCACTATTTAGAACAGCGGAGTATATTGCGTCAGGATTTTTTCATAATTCACAGATTCAAAAAGTAGACGATGATAAAAAGAAATTACTTTTCGATACAAGAGTTGGGTAG
- a CDS encoding transposase: MTFRYKSWVEKDTREKSFQEQTIDVYEFMARMLFFLPDPNRKMIRYYGIYANRIKEKLEFIEQRTWAQAIENSFEAKPQSCPDCFKKMQLTVVYSYSARKTIDGLKETHIYLNGYFRPKARPP; encoded by the coding sequence ATTACTTTTCGATACAAGAGTTGGGTAGAGAAAGATACACGAGAAAAAAGTTTTCAAGAACAGACAATAGATGTCTATGAATTCATGGCGCGGATGTTGTTCTTTTTACCTGATCCAAATCGTAAGATGATTAGATATTATGGAATTTATGCCAATCGAATAAAAGAAAAGCTTGAGTTCATCGAACAACGAACCTGGGCGCAAGCGATTGAAAATAGTTTTGAGGCTAAACCACAAAGCTGCCCTGATTGTTTCAAAAAAATGCAGCTAACGGTTGTTTATTCCTACTCAGCTAGAAAAACCATTGACGGATTAAAAGAAACGCATATATACCTGAATGGATACTTTCGACCAAAGGCTCGTCCTCCATAA
- a CDS encoding efflux RND transporter permease subunit — protein MKSIGKFIAEKTLIIQFILFLLLLVGLSRLLSMHREAFPNVALDKIVIEAPLPGATPEEIERLIAIPIEKQLKSVTGIDKVRSYNLENVSVIMIFLVEGSKNTKKILDNIRDAVDSTRLPDNAQKPKVREITTEKQEVISLALSLKQESLDPIADYKKLRDTAKAFEDKFFRIKEIAEVEKIGYRNREFLVEVSPSLLNAKEVGLNTLLNALGSRNINMPSGRLKVNGTEYLLRTKGDFEEAKDMLTIPILGNEIGFSTLLKDVAKVFDTFEEEKTFEKLNGKNSIILRVWKNEQADIITTADAVKNLATSIEGNFPEVETTIYEDKSKDVRRQLGDLILNFETGLALVLLSLVFILGFRLSVMISVAIIFIFFISFIFIKQIGFTINTITIFGMVMVLGMMVDNSIVVAENTYRLMQEGYERKEAVLQTFKDVLVPLLVSFLVISAAFFPLLFMSGIIGKFILGIPAVVLITLACSLLFALVFLPNWLNKFLPNKLEAKVKDESIEEKEGIFGIKIEAYKATITFALKHRVLVLGLFTIIFFLTLFAAGKFLPFVMFPSGSEEDIEIKIWMPIGSTLQKNLDTMEKLEPTVTLMAGKDFKYLRSRIGIHENPIVDPKPGLEVHRSHLNLKLVPAADRQEWKDARILVQKIREFIEESKQMGNIPKDMIYDVNAKVKGPPVGKPVSLEIRGADYKIIQEIANLYKEELEKIDGVSDIRTDLELGKEEYRFHVRDEIASKAEISARDIARSIRTAFNGEVASTISKGEDKINILVRFPESERQSMKSISLVKVENRNRRLIPLEQVTYSAKERDYSMINRQDLQRVVRLEASVDTKKTTSLFVNRKLQTTVSISKYPDYSVIFGGEQEDAGKSFKDLGISMLFAVAVIFGIFILYFNSIGTTTVIIGSIPFGIVGVLFALMIHGMPLSFMSTLAIVALSGSIVANTLMLITFIEELRQKGMSIEEAIINGGAIRLRPIFLTTISTVIGLVPSAYGIPTLDPFVQPLSLAFGWGLLFATGVTLIFVPVLYRVKEDFKHIASKISIPQFRKS, from the coding sequence ATGAAATCAATCGGAAAATTTATAGCTGAAAAAACTCTCATCATTCAATTTATTTTATTTTTACTTTTGTTAGTTGGTTTATCTAGATTACTCAGTATGCATAGAGAGGCATTCCCAAATGTTGCTTTAGATAAAATTGTAATTGAAGCGCCACTCCCCGGTGCAACGCCTGAAGAAATTGAGCGGCTAATCGCAATTCCCATTGAAAAACAATTGAAGTCTGTGACTGGAATTGACAAAGTTCGAAGTTATAACTTAGAAAATGTAAGTGTAATTATGATTTTTCTCGTAGAAGGATCAAAGAACACTAAAAAAATTTTAGACAATATACGAGATGCAGTTGATTCTACACGTCTACCGGATAACGCCCAGAAACCCAAAGTCCGAGAGATTACTACCGAAAAACAAGAAGTAATTAGCCTCGCCCTTTCTTTAAAACAAGAAAGTTTAGACCCAATTGCTGACTACAAAAAACTGCGTGATACGGCAAAAGCATTTGAAGATAAATTTTTTCGAATCAAAGAAATTGCAGAAGTTGAAAAAATAGGTTATCGAAATAGAGAATTTTTAGTAGAAGTAAGTCCTTCTCTTCTCAATGCAAAAGAAGTAGGGTTGAATACTCTTTTAAATGCGTTAGGGTCTAGAAATATCAATATGCCATCCGGTAGATTAAAAGTAAACGGCACAGAATATCTTCTTCGCACAAAAGGAGACTTTGAAGAAGCAAAGGATATGCTTACTATTCCAATTTTAGGAAATGAAATAGGATTTTCTACTCTCTTAAAAGATGTTGCAAAAGTATTTGATACTTTTGAAGAAGAAAAAACATTTGAGAAGCTAAACGGTAAAAATAGTATTATCCTCAGAGTATGGAAAAATGAACAGGCGGATATTATAACAACTGCAGACGCTGTAAAAAATCTCGCAACTTCCATAGAGGGCAATTTTCCCGAAGTGGAGACTACTATTTACGAAGACAAAAGTAAAGACGTTCGCCGACAGTTAGGAGATTTGATTTTAAACTTTGAAACTGGTCTGGCTCTTGTTTTACTTTCTCTTGTATTTATTTTGGGCTTTCGATTGAGTGTGATGATTAGTGTTGCGATTATTTTCATTTTTTTCATTTCCTTTATTTTTATAAAACAAATTGGATTTACAATTAACACGATTACCATTTTCGGAATGGTGATGGTACTTGGAATGATGGTGGATAATTCTATAGTTGTCGCTGAAAACACTTACCGGCTAATGCAAGAAGGGTATGAAAGAAAAGAAGCAGTGCTTCAGACTTTTAAAGATGTGCTTGTTCCTTTGTTAGTTTCCTTTCTTGTGATTTCTGCGGCGTTTTTCCCATTATTATTTATGAGTGGAATCATTGGAAAATTTATTTTGGGAATTCCAGCTGTTGTTTTAATTACTCTTGCCTGTTCTCTTTTATTTGCGTTAGTGTTTTTACCAAATTGGTTAAATAAATTTCTTCCGAATAAACTAGAAGCTAAGGTAAAGGATGAATCAATTGAAGAAAAGGAAGGAATTTTTGGTATTAAAATAGAAGCTTATAAAGCGACTATTACCTTTGCACTTAAACATAGAGTGTTGGTTTTGGGGCTATTTACTATTATCTTCTTTTTGACTTTATTTGCTGCTGGAAAATTTCTTCCGTTCGTAATGTTTCCCTCTGGCAGTGAGGAAGACATTGAAATTAAAATCTGGATGCCAATTGGCTCTACACTCCAAAAAAATCTAGATACCATGGAAAAATTGGAACCTACTGTAACTTTGATGGCGGGAAAAGATTTTAAGTATCTTAGAAGCAGGATTGGAATTCACGAAAATCCAATTGTAGATCCAAAACCTGGACTCGAAGTACATCGTTCTCATTTGAATTTAAAGTTAGTCCCTGCGGCGGATAGACAAGAATGGAAAGATGCAAGAATTCTTGTTCAGAAAATTAGAGAATTTATAGAAGAATCGAAGCAAATGGGGAATATCCCCAAAGATATGATTTATGATGTAAATGCAAAAGTCAAAGGACCTCCTGTTGGTAAACCAGTTAGTTTGGAAATTCGAGGAGCAGATTATAAGATCATCCAAGAAATTGCAAATCTATATAAGGAAGAATTGGAAAAAATAGATGGGGTTTCGGATATACGAACGGATTTGGAACTAGGAAAAGAAGAGTATCGTTTTCATGTGAGAGACGAGATTGCAAGCAAAGCAGAAATTAGTGCTAGAGACATTGCAAGGTCGATTCGAACTGCATTTAACGGAGAAGTAGCCTCTACTATCAGCAAAGGAGAGGATAAGATCAATATACTTGTACGTTTTCCTGAGTCAGAACGACAATCCATGAAAAGTATTTCTTTAGTAAAAGTAGAAAATCGAAATAGAAGATTAATTCCTTTAGAGCAAGTCACATACTCGGCTAAAGAAAGAGATTATTCCATGATCAATCGTCAGGACTTACAAAGAGTAGTTCGTCTAGAAGCGTCAGTGGATACAAAAAAGACTACTTCTTTGTTTGTAAATAGAAAACTACAAACAACTGTGAGCATAAGTAAATATCCAGATTATTCGGTTATATTTGGTGGTGAACAAGAAGATGCCGGAAAATCGTTTAAGGACTTGGGTATATCCATGTTATTCGCTGTGGCTGTTATTTTTGGAATATTTATTTTATATTTTAATTCCATTGGAACAACTACTGTAATTATTGGATCCATTCCCTTTGGAATTGTGGGTGTACTTTTTGCGCTTATGATTCACGGAATGCCTCTTAGTTTTATGAGCACACTTGCCATTGTTGCCCTAAGTGGAAGTATTGTGGCAAATACTTTAATGTTAATTACTTTTATAGAGGAGTTACGACAAAAAGGAATGTCAATCGAAGAGGCGATTATCAATGGAGGCGCGATTCGACTGAGACCAATTTTTTTAACAACTATTAGTACTGTAATTGGACTTGTGCCAAGTGCTTATGGAATTCCAACACTTGACCCATTTGTACAACCTCTATCGCTTGCTTTTGGCTGGGGATTGTTGTTTGCGACTGGTGTGACTCTAATTTTTGTTCCAGTTTTGTATCGTGTTAAAGAGGATTTTAAACATATTGCCTCTAAGATTTCTATCCCCCAATTTAGAAAAAGCTAA